The following proteins are encoded in a genomic region of Saccharopolyspora antimicrobica:
- a CDS encoding sigma-70 family RNA polymerase sigma factor, producing the protein MVSLPSGLRRLPLRPPPSVGSRENQRLDPRTAGALATYTRAQEGSTDVGRGAMTANEQLLRAMYEEYGGMLIAFVLRYTADRQRAEDVVQETLLRAWRNLDSIDPGRGDPRSYLFSIARNILIDDWRAAQRRPRLVSDDAAVESLPAADGLDRMLDGWLVGEALQRLSTQHRAVVVALYFRGLSVAETAERLGIPRGTVKSRAYYAVRSLRMTLEEMGVVR; encoded by the coding sequence ATGGTGTCCCTTCCTTCTGGGCTGCGTCGCCTCCCACTACGTCCGCCGCCCTCGGTCGGTTCAAGGGAGAATCAGCGGCTGGATCCCCGAACCGCAGGTGCGCTCGCGACGTACACCCGGGCGCAGGAGGGATCGACCGATGTTGGACGGGGTGCGATGACAGCGAACGAGCAACTGCTCCGCGCGATGTACGAAGAGTACGGAGGCATGCTGATCGCGTTCGTCCTGCGGTACACGGCCGATCGGCAGCGAGCTGAGGACGTCGTGCAGGAGACCTTGCTGCGGGCGTGGCGCAATCTGGATTCGATCGACCCCGGCCGTGGTGACCCGCGGTCCTACCTGTTCTCGATCGCACGGAACATCCTGATCGATGACTGGCGTGCCGCCCAGCGTCGCCCTCGCCTGGTCAGCGATGACGCGGCCGTCGAGTCGCTGCCGGCTGCCGACGGTCTGGACCGGATGCTGGACGGTTGGCTCGTCGGTGAGGCGCTCCAACGACTGTCCACCCAGCACCGCGCCGTCGTCGTCGCGCTGTACTTCCGGGGGCTCAGCGTGGCTGAAACCGCAGAGCGGCTCGGGATTCCGCGAGGAACGGTGAAGTCACGCGCCTACTACGCGGTCCGATCGTTGAGAATGACCTTGGAAGAAATGGGGGTTGTCCGGTGA
- the hppD gene encoding 4-hydroxyphenylpyruvate dioxygenase: MLSSEDLLESAALDATTAASGSLDSFPVLGIDHLRFVVGNAKQAAHFYATAFGMRCAAYRGPETGYRDRAEYLMVAGRARFLLTGAARPGTEIDRHLAVHGDGVVDIALRVADVDRAYENAVQRGATGLETPHDAEGADGVRLAAIATFGDVRHTLVERTDDAVFLPGFEERESTGSAEGAFFEIDHVVGNVELGRMNEWVEFYQRVMGFTNMKEFVGDDIATEYSALMSKVVADGEHKVKFPINEPAAGEKKSQIDEFLEFNGGPGVQHIALATDDITAAVRRMRAAGVQFLDTPDAYYDTLEEWVGETRVRLDELRELKILADRDEDGYLLQIFTAPVQDRPTLFFELIERHGSQGFGKGNFKALFEAVEREQARRGNL; the protein is encoded by the coding sequence ATGTTGTCTTCCGAAGACTTGCTGGAAAGCGCTGCCCTCGACGCCACCACCGCGGCATCCGGGTCGCTCGATTCGTTCCCGGTCCTCGGCATCGACCACCTCCGATTCGTCGTGGGCAATGCCAAGCAGGCCGCGCACTTCTACGCGACGGCATTCGGCATGCGCTGCGCCGCGTACCGGGGGCCGGAGACCGGGTATCGCGATCGGGCCGAGTACCTCATGGTCGCCGGGCGAGCCCGGTTCCTGCTCACCGGTGCGGCCCGTCCGGGCACCGAGATCGACCGCCACCTGGCGGTCCACGGCGACGGCGTCGTCGACATCGCGCTGCGGGTCGCCGATGTGGACCGCGCGTACGAGAACGCAGTGCAGCGCGGCGCGACCGGGCTGGAGACGCCGCACGACGCTGAAGGCGCCGACGGTGTGCGGCTCGCGGCGATCGCGACCTTCGGCGACGTCCGGCACACGCTCGTCGAGCGGACCGACGACGCGGTGTTCCTGCCGGGCTTCGAGGAGCGGGAATCGACCGGTTCCGCCGAGGGAGCCTTTTTCGAGATCGACCACGTGGTCGGGAACGTCGAGCTCGGCCGGATGAACGAGTGGGTGGAGTTCTACCAGCGGGTGATGGGCTTCACGAACATGAAGGAGTTCGTCGGCGACGACATCGCCACCGAGTACTCGGCGCTGATGTCGAAGGTGGTCGCCGACGGGGAGCACAAGGTCAAGTTCCCCATCAACGAGCCGGCCGCAGGCGAGAAGAAGTCGCAGATCGACGAGTTCCTGGAGTTCAACGGCGGCCCCGGGGTGCAGCACATCGCGCTGGCCACCGACGACATCACCGCGGCGGTGCGCCGGATGCGCGCGGCCGGGGTGCAGTTCCTGGACACGCCGGACGCCTACTACGACACGTTGGAGGAGTGGGTCGGGGAAACCCGGGTGCGGCTGGACGAACTGCGGGAGCTCAAGATCCTCGCGGACCGCGACGAGGACGGCTACCTGCTGCAGATCTTCACCGCGCCGGTCCAGGACCGGCCGACGCTGTTCTTCGAACTGATCGAGCGCCACGGCTCGCAGGGATTCGGCAAGGGCAACTTCAAGGCCCTGTTCGAAGCTGTCGAGCGCGAGCAGGCCCGGCGCGGAAACCTCTGA
- a CDS encoding COG4315 family predicted lipoprotein has translation MPLRRIAVIATTACTLAIAACSSGEQTESASQTPSATTEAPTVVSIRSAPTGDYLVDASGRTLYLYTKDEPGISKCAGQCATQWPPLTGTPQAGPGVDPAQLGTANRPDGGGQQITFAGQPLYYFAQDMAAGDTKGQNKMQVWYLVDPRGEAIKTAAPGG, from the coding sequence ATGCCGTTGCGCAGAATCGCTGTCATCGCCACCACCGCTTGCACCTTGGCCATCGCCGCGTGCAGTTCTGGTGAGCAGACCGAATCCGCTTCCCAAACGCCCAGCGCAACCACCGAAGCCCCGACTGTGGTGAGCATCCGCAGCGCGCCTACCGGTGACTACCTCGTCGACGCATCGGGGCGGACGCTCTACCTGTACACGAAGGACGAGCCCGGCATCTCCAAGTGCGCGGGACAGTGCGCGACGCAATGGCCGCCCCTGACCGGGACTCCCCAGGCCGGCCCAGGTGTGGACCCGGCACAGCTCGGCACCGCGAACCGGCCCGACGGCGGCGGTCAGCAGATCACCTTCGCCGGCCAGCCGCTCTACTACTTCGCCCAGGACATGGCGGCCGGAGACACCAAGGGGCAGAACAAGATGCAGGTCTGGTACCTCGTCGACCCCAGGGGTGAAGCGATCAAGACCGCTGCACCGGGGGGCTGA
- a CDS encoding vanadium-dependent haloperoxidase — protein MARGSAAVVAVSVVVGATAAMPHAIAQPTADVALEWYDVSAATVNAADIPASAQITKNRAWAISWLAAARAIRPELATGQPHEYEQAAIASAVHTALSDLVPSRQAELNAALARTLGRIPDGPAEKRGVRIGREQARFVLADRENDGLDPESVNGEYPPGEPAPGVWQPTPPTYGAAIQAGSRYAKPFLLDDPAQFRLGPPPELGSERYRSDLAEVRALGVAGSAARTDEQTRTAEFWEQSTQEAYAWVLRSALEQSRQPLFQRVGMVAIFNVALVDTQIATSDSKYTYARWRPVTAIRAADDGDGDPGTTPDADWTPEATTPLHPDYPSGHNTYAGAAEAVLTALTGAGPDEAVTIGSSTAPGEYRTYAEWSQLTDEVLDARVWSGLHTRTADEAGVVLGRDVAEHDLRMAFRLLR, from the coding sequence GTGGCCAGGGGCAGCGCCGCCGTGGTCGCCGTGTCGGTCGTGGTCGGGGCGACGGCAGCGATGCCGCACGCGATCGCCCAGCCGACCGCGGATGTGGCGTTGGAGTGGTACGACGTGTCCGCGGCAACCGTGAACGCGGCGGACATTCCGGCATCGGCGCAGATCACGAAGAATCGCGCGTGGGCGATCTCGTGGCTCGCCGCGGCCCGGGCGATTCGCCCCGAGCTGGCGACGGGGCAACCGCACGAGTACGAGCAAGCAGCGATTGCATCAGCAGTCCACACCGCGCTGTCGGACCTGGTGCCAAGCCGCCAGGCGGAGTTGAACGCCGCTCTGGCGCGCACTCTGGGCCGGATCCCGGACGGCCCCGCTGAGAAGCGGGGCGTTCGCATCGGCCGTGAGCAGGCGCGCTTCGTGCTCGCGGACCGGGAGAACGACGGATTGGACCCGGAGTCGGTCAACGGCGAGTACCCACCCGGGGAACCAGCTCCCGGGGTCTGGCAGCCCACGCCGCCGACGTACGGGGCCGCCATCCAAGCCGGATCGAGGTACGCGAAGCCGTTCTTGCTGGACGACCCGGCCCAGTTCCGGTTGGGGCCGCCACCCGAGCTCGGCTCCGAACGTTACCGGAGCGATCTGGCCGAGGTTCGTGCGTTGGGCGTCGCGGGCAGTGCGGCGCGCACCGACGAGCAGACCAGGACGGCCGAGTTCTGGGAGCAGTCCACGCAGGAGGCCTACGCCTGGGTCCTGCGCTCCGCGCTCGAGCAGTCCCGGCAGCCGCTGTTCCAGCGCGTCGGCATGGTGGCGATCTTCAACGTCGCCCTCGTGGACACACAGATCGCCACCTCCGACAGCAAGTACACCTACGCCCGCTGGCGACCTGTCACGGCCATCCGGGCAGCCGACGACGGCGACGGGGATCCGGGCACCACACCAGACGCGGACTGGACACCGGAGGCCACAACCCCGTTGCACCCCGATTATCCCAGCGGGCACAACACCTATGCAGGTGCAGCGGAAGCCGTGTTGACGGCGCTGACCGGCGCGGGACCGGACGAGGCCGTCACCATCGGAAGCTCGACAGCGCCGGGGGAGTACCGCACCTACGCGGAATGGTCGCAGCTCACCGACGAAGTGCTCGACGCCCGAGTCTGGTCCGGTCTGCACACGCGGACCGCTGATGAAGCCGGTGTCGTGCTCGGTCGCGACGTCGCGGAGCACGACCTGCGAATGGCCTTCCGGCTACTGCGGTGA
- a CDS encoding prenyltransferase — protein MTSNSLETAPRPLLAFVRLGRPKFLFQSMLVVAAGVTIAVHSGHQANLGWYLVTLLFAWCTHLMTHYCNEYFDLEADRANAAPTSWTGGSRILVGGHLRPEVSLGAAFVLLFVGVLLIALLPSLETRLVATAIIAVAWLYTAPPLRLNYHGLGEVSSALVLYGLGPLLAWVVQAGTIEPAGLGYVGVLFVFQFLRMSIMNLSDIEGDRATGKRTLAVRLGAAGLIRLFAAGQLVGYAAIALLLVTGVIPVSAGLLMLATAPVPIWVTRQLTTGALADPRRANAVTFWASMHMPLTSSSIIVGLLVDLGVHGGLLWQPWLAVVGATFLIFGTWLVRATQANRASAPSPAG, from the coding sequence ATGACATCGAACTCACTTGAGACCGCACCACGTCCGCTGCTGGCCTTCGTGCGCCTGGGGCGCCCGAAGTTCCTCTTCCAGAGCATGCTGGTGGTCGCCGCCGGCGTCACGATCGCCGTTCACAGCGGCCACCAGGCGAACCTCGGCTGGTACCTGGTGACCCTGCTGTTCGCGTGGTGCACGCACCTGATGACGCACTACTGCAACGAGTACTTCGACCTGGAGGCCGACCGGGCCAATGCCGCACCCACGTCCTGGACCGGCGGCAGCCGGATCCTGGTCGGCGGACACCTGCGGCCCGAGGTGAGCCTCGGCGCGGCGTTCGTGCTGCTGTTCGTCGGGGTGCTGCTGATCGCGCTGCTGCCGAGCCTGGAGACCCGGCTGGTGGCGACGGCGATCATCGCGGTGGCCTGGCTCTACACCGCTCCTCCGCTGCGGCTGAACTACCACGGCCTGGGCGAGGTCAGCAGCGCGCTGGTGCTGTACGGGCTGGGACCGCTGCTGGCGTGGGTCGTGCAGGCCGGGACGATCGAGCCCGCCGGGCTGGGCTACGTCGGCGTGCTGTTCGTGTTCCAGTTCCTGCGGATGTCCATCATGAACCTCTCCGACATCGAAGGGGACCGGGCCACCGGCAAGCGCACCCTCGCGGTGCGGCTCGGCGCGGCCGGGCTGATCCGGCTGTTCGCGGCCGGCCAGCTCGTCGGGTACGCGGCGATCGCGCTGCTGCTGGTCACCGGCGTGATCCCGGTTTCGGCCGGGCTGTTGATGCTGGCCACCGCTCCGGTGCCGATCTGGGTGACCCGGCAGCTGACCACGGGTGCGCTCGCCGACCCGCGACGGGCCAACGCGGTGACGTTCTGGGCGTCGATGCACATGCCGCTGACCTCCTCGTCGATCATCGTCGGTCTCCTGGTGGACCTGGGAGTCCACGGTGGACTGCTGTGGCAACCGTGGCTGGCGGTGGTCGGGGCGACCTTCCTGATCTTCGGCACCTGGCTGGTGCGCGCCACGCAGGCCAACCGCGCCAGCGCGCCGAGCCCAGCCGGGTGA
- a CDS encoding anti-sigma factor family protein → MNEEHAAIRELLGAYVLGGLDPDERRQLEEHLGHCAECREELSGYAGLPGLLHRAGPPPKPVEPPESMWAELILKARTERTPAPRKRRWLLAAAAAVLLGAGALGGMAAASWSPQGADLVAAVGVTSHGHGKLEGRPWGTAVSLHLENLPPDDRFVAWVVARDGRMDQAATWSRTPTGEARLSGASSIPRDQVAKLLVTTGTGRQLLELSA, encoded by the coding sequence GTGAACGAGGAGCACGCGGCGATCCGCGAGCTGTTGGGGGCTTACGTGCTCGGCGGTCTGGACCCGGACGAGCGCCGACAGCTCGAGGAACACCTCGGCCACTGCGCCGAGTGCCGGGAAGAGCTGTCCGGCTACGCAGGCCTGCCCGGCTTGCTGCACCGCGCCGGACCGCCCCCGAAGCCGGTCGAACCGCCGGAGTCGATGTGGGCGGAGCTGATCCTGAAAGCCCGCACCGAACGAACGCCCGCACCGCGCAAGCGCAGGTGGCTGCTGGCCGCGGCCGCAGCGGTCCTGCTCGGCGCGGGAGCGCTCGGCGGCATGGCCGCGGCCTCCTGGTCACCGCAGGGCGCTGACCTGGTGGCTGCGGTCGGTGTGACCTCGCACGGGCACGGCAAACTGGAAGGTCGTCCGTGGGGGACTGCGGTGTCCCTGCACCTGGAGAACCTGCCGCCCGACGACCGATTCGTGGCGTGGGTGGTGGCCCGCGACGGCCGCATGGACCAGGCCGCCACGTGGTCGCGAACCCCAACCGGGGAAGCACGACTGTCCGGTGCGTCCTCGATCCCCCGCGACCAGGTGGCCAAGCTGCTCGTCACCACGGGTACCGGCAGGCAACTCCTGGAGTTGAGCGCGTGA
- a CDS encoding beta-galactosidase: MRALGLNTADTYVAWNFHEPRRGTVDFSGWRDLVRFVETAAEVGLKGTVRPGPYICAEWDFGGLPAWLLADPDLPVRCNEPAYRDLVDEWFGVLLPRLAPLRATRGGPVIAFQVENEYGSYGNDQAHLDHLRKTMRGNGIDSMLFCSNGPVGVDAAWWEPAGRARHRELAGRFRYGVGKPVKSWELPSSWGSSACTFGLSSKLAAAGGGPNLADSPEHLRCPGRDPHVGHGARPSATGRDPAAVRSGLHAPVCGQSLLPAGRCFVRAVSAVLCVGRGN, translated from the coding sequence TCTCCGGCTGGCGCGACCTCGTTCGGTTCGTCGAGACCGCCGCCGAGGTGGGGCTCAAGGGCACCGTTCGGCCGGGCCCGTACATCTGCGCGGAGTGGGACTTCGGTGGCCTGCCGGCCTGGCTGCTGGCCGACCCGGATCTGCCGGTGCGTTGCAACGAGCCTGCCTACCGCGACCTGGTCGACGAGTGGTTCGGGGTCCTGCTGCCGCGGCTCGCCCCACTGCGGGCGACCCGCGGTGGCCCGGTGATCGCGTTCCAGGTGGAGAACGAGTACGGCAGCTACGGCAACGACCAGGCGCACCTGGACCACCTGCGGAAAACCATGCGCGGCAACGGGATCGACAGCATGCTGTTCTGCTCGAACGGCCCCGTCGGGGTGGATGCTGCGTGGTGGGAACCTGCCGGACGTGCTCGCCACCGTGAACTGGCGGGGAGGTTTCGATACGGGGTGGGGAAACCGGTGAAGTCGTGGGAACTGCCCTCTTCCTGGGGCTCCTCGGCTTGCACCTTCGGCTTGTCGTCGAAGCTCGCCGCGGCAGGAGGAGGGCCGAACCTGGCTGACAGTCCTGAGCATCTTCGCTGTCCTGGCCGCGATCCTCACGTCGGCCACGGAGCACGCCCCAGCGCTACTGGCCGCGATCCCGCCGCTGTGCGCAGCGGTCTTCATGCACCGGTCTGCGGCCAATCGCTACTACCAGCAGGTCGGTGCTTCGTGCGCGCGGTCAGCGCGGTGCTCTGCGTCGGGCGGGGGAACTGA